Part of the Undibacter mobilis genome is shown below.
GGGTTCGGTACCTATAATCCGCCGCTTCCTTGCGCCGGGGGTGGCGCTTTTCGGGGAGCAGAAAAGCCGTGGCAAAGCCGGTCGCCGTGATCATGGGCAGTCAGTCCGACTGGGCCACGATGAAACATGCCGCGGATACGCTCGACGCGCTGAAGATCGGCTACGAAGCCCTGATCGTATCGGCGCACCGCACCCCGAAGCGACTCTATGAATTTGCCCATTCCGCCCGCGACAAAGGCTTCAAAGTGGTGATCGCAGGCGCCGGTGGCGCCGCGCATTTACCCGGTATGGCGGCCTCGATGACGCCCCTGCCCGTGCTCGGCGTGCCGATGAACACGCATGCGCTGGAAGGCAAGGACTCGCTGCTGTCGATCTTGCAAATGCCGGGCGGCATTCCGGTCGGCACCTTGGCTATCGGCAAGGCCGGTGCCATCAATGCCGCACTGCTCGCCGCCGCCATTCTGGCTTTGTCGGACAGCAAGATCGCCAAGCGGCTCGACCTGTGGCGCGCCAGGCAAACAAGCTCGGTGAAAAAGAAGCCGAAGGATTGAGATGGTGAGATTGCGTCTCGCCCCGCTCATCCCTCATAAGGCCGACTGACGTGCTGAAACCAGGTTCCACCATCGGCATTCTCGGCGGCGGCCAGCTCGGCCGCATGCTGGCGCTTGCGGCGGCGCGGCTCGGCCTGCATTGCCACATCTATTCGCCGGAGAAGGACTCCGGTGCCTTCGAGGTCGCCCGGGCTTTTACCCGTGCGGATTATGAGGACGAGGCGGCGCTGGCGAAATTTGCGGCCGCTGTCGATGTCATCACCTACGAGTTCGAGAACATCCCCGCCGCAACGGCCGCCTTCCTGTCGAAGCGGAAGCCGGTACACCCGAACCCGAAAGTGCTGGAAACCACACAGGATCGGCTGGTCGAAAAGAACTTCATTTCCGCTCTAAAAATTCCAGTCGCGCCCTATGCGCCGGTTCATTCGGCGGCGCAACTTGCCAATGGCATCGAGAAGCTCGGCCTGCCTGCGGTGCTGAAGACCACGACCATGGGCTATGACGGCAAGGGCCAGATCAAGATCATGCCGGGCGACGATGCCAACGCGGCATGGCGCTCGCTCAAGAACAAGCCCTGCGTGCTCGAGGGTTTCGTCAATTTCCAGCGCGAAGTCTCGGTGATCGCGGCGCGTTCGGCCGACGGCAAGGTCGAATGTTTCGAGGTGACCGAGAACGATCACCAGAACCACATCCTGAAGACCTCGACCGTGCCGGCGAAGGTGACGGACGAGACGGCGAAGGAAGCCGAAAGGATCGCCGCCAAGATCGCCAAGGCGCT
Proteins encoded:
- the purE gene encoding 5-(carboxyamino)imidazole ribonucleotide mutase, whose product is MGSQSDWATMKHAADTLDALKIGYEALIVSAHRTPKRLYEFAHSARDKGFKVVIAGAGGAAHLPGMAASMTPLPVLGVPMNTHALEGKDSLLSILQMPGGIPVGTLAIGKAGAINAALLAAAILALSDSKIAKRLDLWRARQTSSVKKKPKD
- a CDS encoding 5-(carboxyamino)imidazole ribonucleotide synthase, encoding MLKPGSTIGILGGGQLGRMLALAAARLGLHCHIYSPEKDSGAFEVARAFTRADYEDEAALAKFAAAVDVITYEFENIPAATAAFLSKRKPVHPNPKVLETTQDRLVEKNFISALKIPVAPYAPVHSAAQLANGIEKLGLPAVLKTTTMGYDGKGQIKIMPGDDANAAWRSLKNKPCVLEGFVNFQREVSVIAARSADGKVECFEVTENDHQNHILKTSTVPAKVTDETAKEAERIAAKIAKALDYVGVLGVEMFVVKVKGKQALMVNEIAPRVHNSGHWTLDGATVSQFEQHIRAVAGWPLAKPLRLGRKVQMTNLIGDEVHDLAPWLTLPGTSLHLYGKPDARAGRKMGHVTRVWPAK